The genomic interval GCGAGCCTCCCAGTTCGGCCGCGGGGGAAGGAGCTGCCGCTTCATGCTGCGTCCCTGACGGCGCGGCGGGCCAGTCCGGGCGTCGTGCGCAGCGGACTCTGGCGGCAGCCGTTGTGCGTCACGCGCGGGGCGCCACTGGCGGCGGAAGAGGCGGCGGGAAGCAGCAGAATCGTGAGGTGTTTCGGCACGGGAACCTCCGGCACACGCCCGGTGGGCGGCGCGGTGCAAATGAGAACTGAACGGAGCGCAGGGGAAGGCGCCGCCCGGGTGGACCCCGGGGCGCGCGGCTGAAGGATCAGCTGCTGGAGCTCCTGGCACGGCTGCTGCTGGTGAATCCGCCGCGGCTCACGGGCGCTTTGAACGACCCGTACGTGCCTTTCTTGCTGTCGTACGTCAGGCCGCGGCCGGACAGTCCGCCCGCGCTGGTGTAGCCGACGTAGCGGGTCAGGCCACCTGCGATGAACACGTACGGCCCGTAGTACCCGCCGCCGCTGCGTTTCTGGCAGGGGTTGGTGAGGCCCCGCTGGATGACGCTGCGGTTGGCATTCAGGCACTGCTCGTAGGTGGTGTACTGCCCGCGGGAGTACCGGTCGAGATCGTTCCCGCAGGACGCCAGCAGGGCCGGCAGCGCGGCCAGCAGCGGAAGGGTGAAGGTCTTGCTCATGGTTTCCGTTACGTCATGAGCCGCTGGGAAGTTGCCGCGGCCCGCAGCACCTGCGCGATGCGACGCCCGCCCTCCATGGCCTGGGCGGCGGTCAGGCCGCCGTACCCGAGCAGCAGGGCATTCGGAACGGGCCCCCCGAAGGTGTAGGTGTGCAGCGTGGAGACCTGCACCCCCTGGGCAGACAGGGTGTCCGCCGCGGCCACGGCATCCAGGCTGGGGTGCAGGTGAAGGCAGACGTGCAGGCCGGCCTCGATGCCGCCCAGCGCCGCAAGGGGCGCCAGGGCCGCAAGCTCCGCCGTGAGCGCCGCCCGAACCTGCGCGTGCCAGCGCCGCGCCCGCCGGACGTGCCGGTCCACGTGCCCGCCCGCGAGGAGCGCCGTCAGGGCCGACTGCACCGGCAGGGACGGCGCGAAGTCCAGCAGGGTCCGGCTGCGCAGCAGGGCCGCGCGCAGCGCGGGGGGCGCCACCACGAAACCCGAGCGGACCGCCGGCGTCAGCACCTTGCTGAGGGTGCCCAGGTACAGCACGCGGCCCGGCGCGCCCGTCTGCGCCGCCAGACTGGCGAGGGTGGGCAGGGGCGGCGCGCCGTACCGGAATTCGCCGTCGTAATCGTCCTCGACGATCAGGGCGTCGTGCGTGCGGGCCCAGTCCAGCAGGGCCAGGCGGCGCGGCAGGCACATGCGGCCGCCCAGGGGGAACTGGTGGCTGGGGGTCACGTAGGCCAGCCGGGCAGGCGGCGTGCCGGGCCCGACCTTCATGCCGTCGGCGTCCACGGGAACTGGAATCACCTCGTGGCCTGCGTCCAGCAGCACCTGCCTCGCGGCGCGGTAGCCGGGGTTCTCCAGCAGGACCCGGGAGCCTGGGGGCAGCAGGGCGCGCACGATCAGGTTCAGGGCGTGCAGCGTCCCGTTCGTGACGAGGACGTCCTGCGCAGTGACCGGCAGGCCGCGCTGCCGGCCCACGAACGCAGCCAGCGCGGCCCGCAGAGGCTCCTCGCCGGCCGGGTCGCCGTAATCGCCGGGCACCGGCTGGCGCGCCGCGTCCGCCCACGCCTGCCGCCACGCGCGGGTGTCCAGCACGGCGGTGCCGGTCACGCCGACCCGAAAATTCAGACCGGCCGCGACCTGCAGACCGTCCACAGGCAGTGGGCCGGGGGTGGGCAGCCACGCAGGCCGGTCCCCGGCGGGCGCCGGGTCACCCGGGGCAGCGGTGTCGGGCACGTGGGTGCCGCGCCCCACCTGGGCCTGAAGGGTGCCGTCGGCGACGAGTTCCGCGTACGCGGCCTCCACGACGCCGCGCGTGACCCCCAGCGTGCGGCTGAGGGTGCGGGTGCCGGGCAGGGCCGTCCCGCCGGGCACCCGGCCGGCCAGGACGGCGGCGCGCACCTGCCGGGCCAGTTGCGCGTGCAGCGGTTCAGGGACGCTGCGGGCGAGCGTGACCGGGAACGGCAGGTCCTCGGTCCGCGGGGCCAGTGGCCCCCGGGAAACAGCCGGAAGTGGAACTGTGCTGGGGGCCACCATGCCCGCTAGTGTACCCGCATGACTGAACGAACCCTACGTTCCATTGCACCCGACGAGGCGCACCTGGCGTATCAGGCCCTGCGGGCCTTGCGTCCCGAGTCGCCCCACACCGCCACGCCTGAAGCCCTGGCGGCTTTTGTGTTCAGCGCCCGGAGCGAAGGGTACGCGCTGGTGGGCGCCTTCGAGCCAGGCGACGAACAGGCCGTTGCGGCGGCCGGTTACCGGGTCATGCACCTGCTGGACGCCGGCCGCACGCTGTACGTGGATGACCTGAGCACGCGCCCTGCCGCCCGCCGGCGCGGACATGCCGGCGCCCTGCTGCACTGGCTGGAGGCCCGTGCCCGCGAACTGGGCTGCGCGGCGCTGCACCTGGATTCCGGGGTGGGGGAGACGCGCTTTGCCGCGCACCGCCTGTACCTGAAGTGCGGCCTGAACCTCACGGCGCATCACTTCAGCCGCGCGCTGGGCGGCGCGCCGTGACCCGCACCGTGGGCATCCTGCTGTTCGACGGCATCGAGGTGCTTGACCTGGGCGGCCCGTTCGAGGTGCTGAGCGTCGCGTCCCGCCTTGCGGACCGTGAAGGTGAGGCGCGGCCGTTTGAGCCCCTCCTGATTGCCGTGGAGGACCGGCCTGCCGTGGGCCGCGGCGGGTTCCGGGTCCTGCCGCACGCCACGCTCGACACCCATCCGCCGCTGGACGTGCTGATCGTGCCGGGCGGGGTGGTGGATGACCTGAGCGCCGACCTGCAGGTGCGCGCCTGGCTGCAGAAGGAGGCCCGGCGGGTGGAACTTCTGGCCTCCATCTGCACCGGGGCGTTTGTGCTGGCGGGCGCGGGGCTGCTCGCGGCGCTGCCCGTCACAACCCACTGGGAGGACGCCGCGGATCTCGCCCGGCGGCACCCCGACCTGCGGGTGATCGGGGACGTGTCGTGGGTGGATACGGGCCGCGTCGTGACGTCCGGAGGCATCAGCGCCGGGATCGACATGACCCTTCACCTTGTGGAGCGGCTGCACTCCCGCGCACTGGCGGAACGCACGGCCCGCCAGATGGAGTACCGCTGGACGCAGCGTGGCGTGGAGGCCCGCGCGTGAGCGGCGCGTACTACGATCCCGCGCGGCGGGACCCCAGTGTCAGCCGCCGGCCGCAGAACCGGCGGGACGACGCCTGGATCGAGGCGCTGCTGCGCCGCGTGCCGCTGGGCCGCGTGGCCACCGTCTGGCAGGGGGAGGACGGGCAGGTGTGGCCGTTCGTGACCCCACTGGCCTTCGCGTACCGGCCCGAGCAGCGTGACCTCGTGTACCACACGAACGTCACCGGCCGGCTGCGCGCCAACACCGCGC from Deinococcus taeanensis carries:
- a CDS encoding PLP-dependent aminotransferase family protein, producing MVAPSTVPLPAVSRGPLAPRTEDLPFPVTLARSVPEPLHAQLARQVRAAVLAGRVPGGTALPGTRTLSRTLGVTRGVVEAAYAELVADGTLQAQVGRGTHVPDTAAPGDPAPAGDRPAWLPTPGPLPVDGLQVAAGLNFRVGVTGTAVLDTRAWRQAWADAARQPVPGDYGDPAGEEPLRAALAAFVGRQRGLPVTAQDVLVTNGTLHALNLIVRALLPPGSRVLLENPGYRAARQVLLDAGHEVIPVPVDADGMKVGPGTPPARLAYVTPSHQFPLGGRMCLPRRLALLDWARTHDALIVEDDYDGEFRYGAPPLPTLASLAAQTGAPGRVLYLGTLSKVLTPAVRSGFVVAPPALRAALLRSRTLLDFAPSLPVQSALTALLAGGHVDRHVRRARRWHAQVRAALTAELAALAPLAALGGIEAGLHVCLHLHPSLDAVAAADTLSAQGVQVSTLHTYTFGGPVPNALLLGYGGLTAAQAMEGGRRIAQVLRAAATSQRLMT
- a CDS encoding GNAT family N-acetyltransferase; this translates as MTERTLRSIAPDEAHLAYQALRALRPESPHTATPEALAAFVFSARSEGYALVGAFEPGDEQAVAAAGYRVMHLLDAGRTLYVDDLSTRPAARRRGHAGALLHWLEARARELGCAALHLDSGVGETRFAAHRLYLKCGLNLTAHHFSRALGGAP
- a CDS encoding DJ-1/PfpI family protein translates to MTRTVGILLFDGIEVLDLGGPFEVLSVASRLADREGEARPFEPLLIAVEDRPAVGRGGFRVLPHATLDTHPPLDVLIVPGGVVDDLSADLQVRAWLQKEARRVELLASICTGAFVLAGAGLLAALPVTTHWEDAADLARRHPDLRVIGDVSWVDTGRVVTSGGISAGIDMTLHLVERLHSRALAERTARQMEYRWTQRGVEARA